The Streptomyces sp. HUAS CB01 genome has a segment encoding these proteins:
- a CDS encoding M24 family metallopeptidase, producing MTSAVMSERTAELRGFREVQRLAYECAEAVAAQLKPGVTEREAARMQRRWLQERGVRDWFHLPFAWFGDRTAFAGFRIPLQFFPTDRRLEAGMPFILDMAPVLKGFTADIGYSGCLGPHPLHDRLLADLRAHRELILREVRERRSLREIYQDVDRLMVRQGYANRHRAYPFGVIAHKVDRVRQRRWSPTLFGFGTQSLKGLASDALHGHREGWSPLWSPHRFSDHPPQPGLWAVEPHLGFRGTGAKFEEILVVTDSKDPEQSAFWLDDDLPHVRRWAEEEAA from the coding sequence ATGACCTCGGCAGTGATGAGCGAACGAACCGCGGAGCTGCGGGGGTTCCGGGAAGTGCAGCGCCTGGCGTACGAGTGCGCCGAGGCGGTCGCCGCCCAGCTGAAGCCCGGGGTGACCGAGCGGGAGGCGGCGCGGATGCAGCGCCGCTGGCTGCAGGAGCGCGGGGTGCGGGACTGGTTCCACCTGCCCTTCGCCTGGTTCGGCGACCGGACCGCGTTCGCGGGCTTCCGGATTCCGCTGCAGTTCTTCCCGACCGACCGGAGGCTGGAGGCGGGCATGCCCTTCATCCTCGACATGGCACCGGTCCTCAAGGGGTTCACGGCCGACATCGGCTATTCGGGCTGCCTCGGCCCCCACCCGCTGCACGACCGGCTGCTCGCGGACCTCCGGGCGCACCGGGAGCTCATCCTGCGCGAGGTGCGCGAGCGGCGCTCCCTCCGGGAGATCTACCAGGACGTGGACCGGCTCATGGTGCGGCAGGGGTACGCCAACCGGCACCGCGCCTATCCGTTCGGCGTCATCGCCCACAAGGTCGACCGGGTCCGACAGCGGCGCTGGTCGCCGACGCTGTTCGGGTTCGGCACGCAGTCGCTGAAGGGCCTGGCGAGCGACGCGCTGCACGGTCACCGGGAGGGCTGGTCGCCCCTGTGGTCACCCCACCGTTTCTCCGACCATCCGCCGCAGCCGGGGCTGTGGGCCGTGGAACCCCACCTCGGCTTCCGCGGGACGGGCGCGAAGTTCGAGGAGATCCTGGTGGTCACGGACTCGAAGGACCCGGAGCAGAGCGCGTTCTGGCTGGACGACGACCTGCCGCACGTGCGGCGCTGGGCCGAGGAGGAGGCGGCGTGA
- a CDS encoding SDR family oxidoreductase — protein MSTGIEGARERRVRTGGIELCVAELGDERQPTVVLVHGYPDSKEVWSEVASRLAERFHVVLYDVRGHGRSTAPVPLRGGFTLGKLTDDFLAVADAVSPDRPVHLVGHDWGSVQGWEFVTVKRTEGRIASFTSVSGPSLDHFGHWIRKRTARPTPRRVAQLLGQGAKSWYVYMLHTPVLPELAWRGPLGRRWPKILERVEKVPGDGYPTASLPSDAAHGAWLYRDNVRFRLLHPRPDAYAHVPVQLITPTGDAFLSERLYDDLAEWAPRLVRRTLPAKHWVPRTRPDRLAGWITEFVTAHEEGGGSGASLPAPATGAPGRYAERFGGQLVLVTGAASGIGRATAFAFAEAGARVVAVDRDGEGATRTAEMARLVGAPEAWGETADVADEAAMEKLAEKVAGEYGVVDVLVNNAGIGLSGSFLDTTADDWRKVLDVNLWGVIHGCRLFGRQMAERGQGGHIVNTASAAAYQPSRALPAYATSKAAVLMLSECLRAELAGRGIGVSAVCPGIVNTNITATAHFAGVSEEEEKRRRTRSSKLYGMRNYPPEKVATVILRAVLDNQAVVPVTPEARGARVLSRFAPGILRATARLEPPL, from the coding sequence GTGAGCACGGGGATCGAGGGAGCGCGCGAGCGCCGGGTGCGCACGGGCGGGATCGAGCTGTGCGTGGCGGAGCTCGGGGACGAGCGGCAGCCGACGGTCGTGCTGGTGCACGGCTATCCGGACAGCAAGGAAGTGTGGTCCGAGGTCGCGTCCCGGCTGGCGGAGCGCTTCCACGTGGTGCTGTACGACGTCCGGGGCCACGGCCGCTCCACGGCCCCGGTGCCGCTGCGCGGCGGCTTCACCCTGGGCAAGCTGACGGACGACTTCCTGGCGGTGGCGGACGCGGTCAGTCCGGACCGGCCGGTGCACCTGGTGGGCCACGACTGGGGCTCGGTGCAGGGCTGGGAGTTCGTGACGGTGAAACGGACCGAGGGGCGCATCGCCTCCTTCACGTCCGTGTCGGGGCCGTCGCTCGACCACTTCGGCCACTGGATCAGGAAGCGCACGGCCCGGCCGACCCCGCGCCGGGTGGCCCAGCTCCTCGGCCAGGGCGCCAAGTCCTGGTACGTGTACATGCTGCACACACCCGTGCTGCCCGAACTGGCCTGGCGGGGGCCGCTGGGCCGGCGGTGGCCGAAGATCCTGGAGCGGGTGGAGAAGGTGCCGGGAGATGGCTACCCGACCGCCTCCCTGCCCTCGGACGCGGCGCACGGGGCCTGGCTCTACCGGGACAACGTCCGCTTCCGGCTGCTCCACCCCCGCCCCGACGCGTACGCCCATGTGCCGGTGCAGCTGATCACCCCCACCGGGGACGCGTTCCTGTCCGAGCGGCTCTACGACGATCTCGCGGAGTGGGCCCCACGGCTCGTGCGCCGCACCCTGCCGGCCAAGCACTGGGTGCCCCGCACCCGTCCCGACCGACTGGCCGGCTGGATCACCGAGTTCGTGACCGCCCACGAGGAGGGGGGCGGTTCGGGTGCCTCCCTGCCGGCGCCCGCGACCGGGGCTCCGGGGCGGTACGCCGAGCGCTTCGGCGGGCAGTTGGTGCTGGTGACGGGCGCGGCCAGCGGCATCGGCCGCGCGACGGCGTTCGCCTTCGCCGAGGCCGGGGCTCGCGTGGTCGCGGTGGACCGTGACGGCGAAGGCGCCACCAGGACGGCCGAGATGGCCCGGCTGGTCGGAGCGCCGGAGGCCTGGGGCGAGACGGCCGACGTCGCCGACGAGGCCGCGATGGAGAAGCTCGCCGAGAAGGTGGCGGGCGAGTACGGCGTCGTGGACGTGCTGGTCAACAACGCGGGGATCGGTCTCTCCGGCTCGTTCCTCGACACCACGGCCGACGACTGGCGCAAGGTCCTCGACGTCAATCTGTGGGGCGTCATCCACGGCTGCCGCCTCTTCGGCAGGCAGATGGCCGAGCGCGGCCAGGGCGGCCACATCGTGAACACGGCCTCGGCGGCCGCCTATCAGCCCTCCAGGGCCCTGCCCGCGTACGCGACCTCGAAAGCCGCCGTCCTGATGCTGAGCGAGTGTCTGCGCGCCGAGCTGGCGGGCCGCGGCATCGGCGTCTCGGCGGTCTGCCCCGGCATCGTGAACACGAACATCACCGCCACGGCGCACTTCGCCGGCGTCTCCGAGGAGGAGGAGAAGCGTCGGCGGACGAGGAGCTCGAAGCTCTACGGGATGCGCAACTACCCGCCGGAGAAGGTGGCAACGGTGATCCTCCGTGCCGTCCTGGACAACCAGGCGGTGGTGCCGGTGACGCCGGAGGCCCGTGGTGCCCGGGTGCTGTCCCGGTTCGCTCCGGGGATCCTGCGGGCGACAGCGCGGTTGGAGCCTCCGCTGTGA
- a CDS encoding MerR family transcriptional regulator, whose product MSGEHAVEYRIEDLAHHSGATVRTIRAYQDRGLLPKPERRGRSNVYGDSHLARLRQIADLLDRGYTLASIKELLEAWDTGRGLGGVLGLVAEVHGPWTDEKADRISRVELDATFGGQPDEEAIGEAVELGVLERIPGRDDEFLVPSPQELAVAAELYAAGVPLLAIAGHLRELRGQVEHIASRFLEFTTEHVFARYLGHRPPTDADAAEAASMVRRLRPLAQQTVDAELARAMRLFATRHLQYHLGAEGSLESGDDARRVTLPADTIRAVEGLVGAEHTAAFIAAAAEREVHARRLDALAASRLQSVDVDQKA is encoded by the coding sequence GTGTCCGGGGAGCATGCGGTGGAGTACCGGATCGAGGACCTCGCCCACCACAGCGGGGCGACGGTCCGGACGATTCGCGCCTACCAGGACCGCGGGCTGCTGCCCAAACCGGAGCGGCGCGGCCGGTCGAACGTGTACGGGGACTCCCATCTGGCCCGGCTGCGTCAGATCGCCGACCTCCTCGACCGCGGGTACACCCTCGCGTCGATCAAGGAGCTCCTGGAGGCCTGGGACACGGGCCGTGGACTGGGCGGGGTGCTGGGGCTCGTCGCGGAGGTCCACGGTCCCTGGACCGACGAAAAGGCCGACCGGATCAGTCGTGTGGAGCTCGACGCGACCTTCGGGGGGCAGCCGGACGAGGAGGCCATCGGCGAGGCCGTGGAGCTCGGTGTGCTGGAGCGCATCCCGGGCAGGGACGACGAGTTCCTGGTGCCGAGTCCCCAGGAGCTCGCCGTCGCGGCCGAGTTGTACGCCGCCGGCGTCCCGCTCCTGGCGATCGCCGGGCATCTACGGGAACTTCGCGGGCAGGTGGAACATATCGCCTCCCGCTTCCTGGAGTTCACCACCGAGCACGTCTTCGCCCGGTATCTCGGTCACCGGCCCCCGACGGACGCCGACGCGGCGGAGGCGGCCTCGATGGTGCGGCGGCTGCGGCCCCTCGCACAGCAGACCGTCGACGCCGAACTTGCGCGGGCCATGCGCCTGTTCGCGACGCGTCATCTGCAGTACCACCTCGGCGCCGAGGGCTCCCTGGAGAGTGGGGACGATGCACGCCGGGTGACTCTCCCCGCCGACACGATCCGTGCCGTGGAAGGGCTTGTTGGTGCGGAGCACACAGCCGCCTTCATCGCTGCGGCCGCCGAACGGGAGGTACATGCACGGCGATTGGACGCCCTCGCGGCAAGTCGGCTGCAATCCGTCGATGTTGATCAAAAGGCCTGA
- a CDS encoding RNA 2'-phosphotransferase yields the protein MDEQRTVKVSKYLAKHLRHQPERIGIALDANGWVTIEELLRATAENGFPITRDELDHVVAANDKRRFMIDGARIRANQGHTVEVDLELPVAEPPAYLYHGTVARSLDAIRAEGLRPMARHHVHLSPDRETATRVGARRGRPVVLSVDAGAMHRAGHVFHISANGVWLTDTVPPRFLRFPG from the coding sequence ATGGACGAACAACGCACCGTGAAGGTGTCGAAGTACCTCGCGAAACACCTGCGGCATCAACCGGAGCGCATCGGGATCGCCCTGGACGCGAACGGCTGGGTCACGATCGAGGAGCTGCTGCGCGCCACGGCCGAGAACGGCTTCCCCATCACCCGGGACGAGCTGGACCACGTGGTGGCGGCCAACGACAAGCGGCGCTTCATGATCGACGGCGCCCGGATCCGGGCGAACCAGGGCCACACCGTGGAGGTCGACCTGGAGCTGCCGGTCGCCGAGCCGCCCGCGTACCTGTACCACGGCACGGTCGCGCGCAGCCTGGACGCGATCCGGGCCGAGGGACTGCGCCCGATGGCCCGCCACCATGTGCACCTCTCCCCGGACCGCGAGACGGCGACACGGGTCGGCGCCCGCAGGGGCCGCCCCGTCGTCCTCTCCGTGGACGCGGGAGCGATGCACCGCGCCGGCCACGTCTTCCACATCAGCGCCAACGGCGTCTGGCTCACGGACACCGTCCCGCCGCGGTTCCTGCGCTTCCCCGGCTGA
- a CDS encoding DNA-binding protein, whose amino-acid sequence MNHRIETVVLDSQGLSAWVSQDRAVLAMIRSFHSMAADLVVCANTIVEVMHARVNTARLNWVLSQVKVEAVTEQAARAAAGLLKEAGLHGHKYAIDATVAELSLRQPGPVAMLTSDVDDMGKLCGSRVRLIAI is encoded by the coding sequence GTGAACCACCGCATCGAGACCGTTGTACTGGACTCCCAGGGACTGTCCGCCTGGGTCTCACAGGACCGGGCCGTGCTCGCGATGATCCGATCCTTCCACTCGATGGCTGCCGATCTCGTGGTCTGTGCCAACACCATCGTGGAAGTCATGCACGCCCGGGTGAACACCGCCCGACTGAACTGGGTCCTCTCCCAGGTCAAGGTCGAAGCGGTGACCGAGCAGGCGGCCAGGGCCGCCGCCGGGCTGCTGAAAGAGGCCGGACTGCACGGCCACAAGTACGCGATCGATGCCACCGTCGCCGAGCTGTCGCTCCGCCAGCCGGGCCCGGTGGCCATGCTCACGTCGGACGTCGACGACATGGGCAAGCTGTGCGGTAGCCGCGTCCGACTCATCGCGATCTGA